Proteins from one Clostridia bacterium genomic window:
- a CDS encoding helix-turn-helix transcriptional regulator encodes MNFKFSEVLKQARIDKNMTQKQVAVAIGIELNAYQNYEYDKRKPRGDILVKLIRVLDLDPEEVEKALNNT; translated from the coding sequence ATGAATTTTAAATTTTCGGAAGTGCTTAAGCAAGCACGAATCGATAAAAATATGACGCAAAAACAGGTTGCTGTAGCCATAGGGATCGAGTTAAATGCCTATCAAAATTACGAATATGACAAACGCAAACCTCGCGGCGACATTCTTGTGAAATTGATTCGGGTCCTGGATTTAGATCCCGAAGAAGTAGAAAAAGCATTGAACAACACTTAA